One candidate division KSB1 bacterium genomic region harbors:
- a CDS encoding prolyl oligopeptidase family serine peptidase, whose amino-acid sequence MVCIVSVLCISVGLLSGQEYRMPPKAIADLVDAPPTPGVSISPNGDWMLLMERYNLPSIAELAQPELRIAGLRINPRNNGPSRSRPTVKLTFKNINSLDEIEVNGLPDEARINSIRWSPDSKHIAFTISKEKNIELWVAETASGKARRLIKHSLNAAYGAPLYWLSDSKTIVCKVVDKNRGAPIPVPTVPGGPITHENIGKTAPARTYQDLLKNQYDKELFEYYLSAKIVLVSLQGKVNELPPKGLISRVQPSPDGKYLLVEKIHRPFSYLVPVYRFPRRVEILDLDGKLIHQVVDLPLAEEVPIGRGSVTTGPRSINWRADASAMLYWVEAQDGGNAKAKADIRDKVFTLNAPFKDKPEHLISLQFRYRGIYWGSDDIALASERWPRSRLARTWLVKPGFRNDEPDLIFDYSYEDRYSNPGNPLTTTSKWGTSVLQTTKDNKSIFLSGTGASPEGDRPFLDRMNLKSKGKQRLWRSKAPYYERVEKILDVNNLMLLTRRESKTNPPNYFLRNLKNDKIQQITEFPHPAPQLIDIQKELITYERKDGVQLSGTLYLPAGYKLSDGPLPMLMWAYPREFKSAAAASQVTGSPYQFVRISSSSPLLFLTQGFAVLDGPGMPIVGEGDKEPNDTFVEQLVSSAEAAIEEVVRRGVGDRDRMAISGHSYGAFMTANLLAHSDLFRAGIARSGAYNRTFTPFGFQNEERTFWQAPDVYFKMSPFMHADKVNEPILLIHGVADNNSGTFPIQSIRYYNALKGHGATARLVMLPHESHGYRARESVMHTLWEMSQWLDKYVKNAAPRKTTLGSR is encoded by the coding sequence GTGGTTTGTATTGTATCCGTTTTATGCATCTCAGTTGGATTGTTGTCAGGACAAGAATACCGAATGCCACCCAAAGCTATAGCAGATTTGGTGGATGCTCCACCGACCCCCGGAGTCAGTATTTCACCAAATGGCGACTGGATGCTTTTGATGGAGCGGTATAATTTACCATCTATTGCTGAATTGGCTCAGCCTGAATTACGGATTGCCGGTTTGCGTATCAATCCTCGAAATAATGGTCCCAGTCGATCAAGACCAACAGTAAAATTAACTTTCAAAAATATAAATTCTCTGGATGAAATTGAGGTTAATGGGCTGCCGGATGAGGCACGTATCAATAGTATTCGCTGGTCACCGGACAGCAAACACATTGCCTTTACAATATCGAAAGAAAAAAATATTGAATTATGGGTAGCCGAAACTGCTTCCGGCAAAGCAAGGCGGTTGATTAAGCATTCATTGAACGCTGCTTATGGAGCCCCGCTTTATTGGTTATCGGATAGTAAAACAATTGTTTGTAAAGTAGTAGATAAAAACAGGGGCGCTCCAATCCCGGTTCCTACTGTTCCCGGAGGACCTATTACGCATGAGAATATTGGTAAAACGGCGCCAGCCAGGACTTACCAGGATCTATTAAAAAACCAGTATGATAAGGAATTGTTTGAATACTATTTGTCAGCAAAAATTGTATTGGTTTCGTTGCAAGGCAAAGTTAATGAACTACCGCCTAAGGGATTAATTAGCCGGGTGCAACCATCACCGGATGGCAAATATTTATTGGTAGAAAAAATACATCGACCCTTTTCTTACCTTGTACCTGTCTATCGATTCCCCAGGCGGGTTGAAATCCTGGACCTGGATGGCAAGTTGATTCACCAGGTTGTCGATCTTCCCCTTGCCGAGGAAGTACCTATTGGCAGGGGATCGGTCACTACAGGACCGCGCTCAATTAATTGGCGAGCGGATGCTTCGGCAATGCTTTATTGGGTGGAAGCCCAGGATGGTGGAAATGCAAAGGCAAAAGCGGATATCCGGGATAAGGTGTTTACATTGAATGCGCCCTTTAAAGATAAACCCGAACATCTCATTTCGTTACAGTTCAGGTATAGAGGAATTTATTGGGGGTCAGATGATATCGCCCTGGCTTCCGAAAGATGGCCGCGGAGCAGATTAGCGCGGACATGGCTGGTAAAACCCGGCTTCCGAAATGATGAGCCCGATTTGATATTTGATTATTCTTATGAGGATCGTTATAGCAACCCGGGAAATCCGTTAACCACAACAAGCAAATGGGGAACGTCGGTTCTTCAAACAACTAAAGATAATAAATCTATTTTTCTGAGTGGAACAGGTGCTTCTCCTGAAGGGGACCGTCCCTTCCTGGATAGAATGAATTTAAAATCGAAGGGAAAACAACGGTTGTGGCGTTCAAAAGCTCCATATTATGAGAGGGTTGAGAAGATATTAGATGTGAATAATCTTATGCTACTCACTCGCCGGGAATCCAAAACCAATCCACCAAACTACTTTCTCCGTAATTTAAAAAATGATAAAATTCAACAAATTACCGAATTTCCCCATCCAGCCCCTCAATTGATTGATATTCAAAAAGAATTGATTACCTACGAACGCAAAGATGGAGTGCAATTATCAGGTACATTGTATTTGCCTGCAGGATATAAATTAAGTGATGGTCCTTTACCCATGCTGATGTGGGCCTATCCTCGGGAATTTAAAAGCGCTGCTGCAGCGAGCCAGGTTACCGGTTCACCATACCAGTTTGTGCGCATATCCAGTAGTTCGCCGTTGTTGTTTCTTACCCAGGGATTTGCTGTTCTCGACGGGCCGGGTATGCCGATTGTAGGAGAGGGAGATAAAGAGCCAAATGATACATTTGTTGAACAATTGGTAAGCAGTGCGGAAGCTGCAATTGAAGAAGTTGTGCGCCGGGGAGTCGGTGATAGAGATCGGATGGCTATCAGCGGCCACTCATATGGTGCATTTATGACTGCGAATTTATTGGCTCATTCTGATCTGTTTAGAGCAGGCATAGCCAGAAGCGGTGCATACAATCGAACGTTTACGCCTTTTGGTTTCCAAAATGAAGAGAGGACATTCTGGCAAGCACCTGACGTATATTTTAAAATGTCACCTTTTATGCATGCGGACAAAGTCAATGAACCGATTCTGTTGATTCACGGCGTTGCGGATAATAATTCAGGGACATTTCCGATTCAAAGTATACGCTACTATAATGCACTTAAAGGCCATGGAGCCACAGCCAGGTTGGTAATGCTTCCCCATGAGAGTCACGGATATCGGGCCAGGGAATCAGTCATGCATACTCTATGGGAAATGTCTCAATGGCTGGACAAATATGTAAAGAATGCGGCTCCACGTAAAACGACTCTCGGAAGCAGGTAG
- a CDS encoding sulfite exporter TauE/SafE family protein, translating to MEYLLICLVALIASGLTFLSGFGLGTILLPAFALFFPIDMAIAMTALVHFINNLFKMGLVGKFIDKSVALKFGLPAFFTSFLGATILVWLTGLQPVLTYTALGAEHQIMPIKLVVAILMLVFGFLEILPRFSAISFQPKFLFLGGALSGFFGGISGHQGALRSAFLVKLGLSKEAFIATGVLIACFVDITRIFVYSSHYTLDIIRGHFFLLLAAVLSAFLGATIGNRLLKKITMRGIQYIVSIFLIFIAVILGLGII from the coding sequence ATGGAATATCTCTTAATCTGCTTAGTTGCACTTATTGCATCGGGTTTAACTTTTTTATCTGGATTTGGATTAGGTACCATATTACTTCCCGCGTTTGCTTTATTTTTTCCAATCGATATGGCAATTGCAATGACTGCCCTGGTCCACTTTATCAATAACTTGTTTAAAATGGGCCTGGTTGGAAAATTTATTGATAAGTCAGTAGCGTTAAAATTTGGATTACCTGCATTTTTCACCAGTTTTTTAGGTGCAACAATATTGGTCTGGCTAACAGGATTACAACCGGTTCTTACTTATACTGCCCTGGGTGCTGAACATCAAATTATGCCTATAAAATTAGTGGTCGCTATTTTGATGTTGGTATTTGGCTTTTTGGAAATTTTACCCAGGTTTTCCGCTATATCTTTTCAGCCAAAATTCCTTTTTCTAGGGGGAGCATTAAGTGGATTTTTTGGCGGCATATCCGGTCACCAGGGCGCATTGAGAAGCGCTTTCCTTGTTAAATTAGGTCTATCTAAAGAAGCATTTATTGCCACTGGCGTCTTAATTGCTTGTTTTGTAGACATCACCAGGATTTTTGTTTATAGCTCTCACTATACATTGGATATTATCAGAGGCCATTTCTTTTTATTACTAGCTGCAGTGCTATCAGCTTTTTTGGGTGCAACAATCGGTAATAGGCTTCTGAAAAAAATAACGATGAGGGGAATTCAATATATAGTATCAATTTTCTTGATTTTTATAGCAGTAATACTGGGTTTGGGAATTATTTAG
- a CDS encoding DNA-3-methyladenine glycosylase I codes for MKNRCEWVSSDPLYIDYHDSEWGVPVYDDQKLFEAVILDGFQAGLSWLTILRKRENFRKAFDDFDATLITNYDQKKINELLNDAGIIRNKLKVRAAVTNAQAYLEIQKEFGSFEKYIWQFTDHKMKINHWQSLKEIPAKTAESDEMSKDMKKRGFKFVGSTICYAFMQAVGMVNDHTTDCFRYDEVIKLIKPG; via the coding sequence ATGAAAAATCGGTGTGAGTGGGTTTCTTCGGATCCTTTGTATATCGATTATCATGATAGTGAGTGGGGTGTCCCTGTTTATGATGATCAAAAGCTTTTTGAAGCGGTGATCCTGGACGGTTTTCAAGCTGGATTGAGCTGGTTAACCATTTTAAGAAAGCGTGAAAACTTTAGAAAAGCATTCGATGATTTTGATGCGACTTTAATAACCAATTATGATCAAAAAAAAATCAATGAATTATTAAATGATGCTGGAATTATCCGGAATAAATTGAAGGTTCGTGCAGCCGTGACCAACGCCCAAGCTTATTTAGAAATCCAAAAGGAATTCGGAAGTTTTGAAAAGTATATTTGGCAATTTACAGACCATAAAATGAAAATAAATCATTGGCAAAGCTTAAAAGAAATTCCGGCCAAAACCGCAGAATCAGATGAAATGAGTAAAGATATGAAGAAAAGAGGTTTTAAGTTTGTCGGATCCACAATTTGTTACGCCTTTATGCAGGCAGTGGGAATGGTCAATGATCATACGACTGATTGCTTTCGATATGATGAAGTAATAAAATTAATTAAACCAGGTTAG
- a CDS encoding M48 family metalloprotease, with the protein MSKKIQTISVLWLIFILGFIISCAVNPVTGKRELMLISTKDEAALGKSTDKQVVEQYGIYDDPNLQGYLAEVGNKLAVNSHLPDLQYNFKVVDSEILNAFAVPGGYVYFTRGIMAHLNSEAEMAGVMGHEIGHITARHTAKQITRQQIAQFGIGVGSILSETFSKYSNLTGFGVGLLFLRFSRDNERQSDQLGVEYSTKSGYDALHMANFFHTLERMRPEDGSGIPSWMSTHPEPENRVVSVRNMAKEWQAKYPGTKFSTGRDAYLKKIDGIVYGPDPRQGFVENNNFYHPVLKFQFPVPFDWNVNNLPTQVQMTSKAQNAFILFSLAKQPDPGSAALDFIQNSKATVVENKPRTVNGMPARMLISDIISDQTNLRILSYFIQKSQQVYIFHGLSKKADFNKFADEFEKTMTNFNHVNDPKILNVKPERIRLHRVQTQGSLKMELTKLSISDDMQNKIALLNGMLLEDKLERGTLIKIVSKN; encoded by the coding sequence ATGTCTAAAAAGATTCAAACAATTTCAGTTCTTTGGTTAATATTCATTTTAGGATTCATCATCTCATGTGCTGTGAATCCTGTTACGGGAAAACGAGAATTGATGTTGATCTCAACTAAAGATGAGGCAGCCCTTGGTAAAAGCACTGACAAACAAGTCGTTGAACAATACGGAATTTACGATGATCCGAATTTACAAGGTTATTTAGCTGAAGTTGGAAATAAACTAGCTGTAAACTCTCATTTGCCGGATTTGCAGTACAATTTCAAAGTAGTTGATTCTGAAATTCTAAACGCTTTTGCAGTACCTGGCGGCTATGTTTATTTTACCCGGGGAATTATGGCGCACTTAAATTCCGAGGCGGAAATGGCAGGAGTTATGGGGCATGAAATTGGCCACATAACTGCACGGCACACGGCTAAACAAATTACACGTCAGCAAATTGCACAATTTGGTATTGGTGTTGGCTCAATTTTATCAGAAACATTTAGTAAATATTCAAACTTAACAGGTTTTGGCGTTGGATTACTTTTTTTGCGATTTAGCCGGGATAATGAACGTCAATCAGATCAATTGGGGGTTGAGTATTCTACGAAATCCGGGTATGATGCTTTGCATATGGCTAATTTCTTTCATACACTGGAAAGGATGAGGCCAGAAGACGGAAGTGGTATTCCTTCCTGGATGTCTACTCACCCCGAACCGGAAAATCGTGTTGTTTCAGTTAGGAACATGGCCAAAGAATGGCAAGCAAAATACCCGGGAACAAAATTTTCCACAGGCCGAGATGCTTATTTAAAGAAAATCGATGGCATTGTCTATGGGCCGGATCCCAGGCAGGGCTTTGTTGAAAATAACAACTTTTATCATCCAGTTCTCAAATTCCAATTTCCTGTTCCATTTGATTGGAATGTGAATAATTTACCTACTCAAGTACAAATGACTTCGAAAGCACAGAATGCATTCATCCTGTTTTCATTAGCAAAACAACCAGATCCTGGGTCAGCTGCTCTAGATTTTATTCAGAACTCAAAAGCGACAGTCGTGGAAAATAAACCCAGAACAGTAAATGGAATGCCTGCAAGGATGTTAATATCCGATATTATTTCCGATCAAACAAATTTACGCATTCTATCCTATTTTATCCAAAAGTCACAACAAGTTTATATTTTTCATGGCTTGAGCAAAAAAGCGGATTTCAATAAATTTGCAGATGAATTTGAAAAGACAATGACAAATTTTAATCATGTAAATGACCCGAAAATCCTGAATGTAAAACCTGAGAGGATAAGGCTCCATAGAGTTCAAACGCAAGGAAGTCTAAAAATGGAATTGACAAAATTAAGTATAAGTGACGACATGCAAAACAAAATTGCTTTGTTAAATGGGATGCTGTTAGAAGATAAACTCGAAAGAGGAACGTTGATTAAAATTGTTTCCAAGAATTGA
- a CDS encoding long-chain fatty acid--CoA ligase has product MEKIWLKNYEEGVPETFEVPDTTFYKILLENASQFGVNPAFLFYGRTINYEQLRQLVDQFSSILFELGVRKNTRVAVHLPNIPQYAIVHYAILKLGGIVIPTNPLYVEREIKHQMNDSGAEIIVTLDILFKRIKNVWSETSIKKVIVTGIKEYLPGLLKFFYPIKAKKEGNFVKIQPEENVFFFQELMKRNWRAIPEEQITPDDTAMFLYTGGTTGLSKGAVLTHKNLIANVYQIRSWTTDCIEGKESILSALPFFHSYGLTTCLHYALITKSNAILIPRFEVKLVLSTIQKYNASMFPGVPTMYIAINSFPNVKKYNLKSVKGCMSGGAALPVEVQKEFEQITGGRLVEGYGLSETSPVTHSNPMHGLRKEGSIGVPIPLTSAKIVDSNTMEELQVGDIGELAVSGPQVMQGYWNKPDETANVLRDGWLFTGDMAKMDEDGYFYIVDRKKDMIIAGGFNIYPRDIEEVLFTHPKIKEAVVAGVPDDYLGETVKAYIILKQGEQATVEEITEFCRQNLAKYKIPKIIEFRNELPKSMIGKVLRRVLVEEEKNKLKTD; this is encoded by the coding sequence ATGGAAAAAATTTGGTTGAAAAATTATGAGGAAGGAGTGCCCGAGACATTCGAAGTTCCGGACACCACGTTTTATAAAATTCTTCTTGAAAATGCCAGTCAGTTTGGAGTGAACCCGGCATTTTTATTTTATGGCAGGACCATCAATTATGAACAATTGCGGCAATTAGTAGATCAGTTTTCCTCAATTCTTTTTGAACTTGGTGTTCGTAAAAACACCCGTGTTGCCGTCCATTTACCGAACATTCCGCAATATGCAATAGTTCATTATGCCATTCTAAAATTGGGCGGTATAGTAATTCCTACAAATCCACTCTATGTTGAGCGGGAAATCAAACATCAGATGAATGACAGCGGCGCAGAAATTATTGTTACGCTGGATATTTTATTCAAGCGAATCAAAAATGTGTGGTCAGAGACCAGTATTAAAAAAGTAATTGTGACAGGTATTAAGGAATACTTACCGGGCTTGCTAAAATTCTTTTATCCGATAAAGGCTAAAAAAGAAGGGAATTTTGTGAAGATTCAACCTGAAGAGAATGTATTCTTCTTCCAGGAATTGATGAAAAGAAACTGGAGAGCTATTCCGGAGGAGCAAATTACTCCTGATGATACAGCAATGTTCCTTTACACTGGTGGAACTACTGGTTTATCTAAAGGTGCCGTTTTGACCCATAAAAACTTGATCGCCAATGTTTACCAGATTCGTTCATGGACGACAGACTGCATTGAGGGTAAAGAAAGTATACTTTCAGCGCTTCCTTTTTTCCATAGTTATGGTTTAACCACATGCCTTCATTATGCTCTTATTACAAAATCGAATGCAATTTTAATTCCACGTTTTGAAGTAAAATTAGTGCTAAGCACAATTCAAAAGTACAATGCCTCTATGTTTCCAGGTGTACCCACAATGTACATTGCTATTAACAGCTTCCCTAATGTAAAAAAATATAATCTGAAATCCGTTAAAGGATGTATGAGTGGCGGAGCTGCGTTACCCGTTGAGGTTCAAAAGGAATTCGAACAAATTACAGGTGGTCGCCTGGTTGAAGGATATGGTCTTTCTGAAACTTCGCCTGTAACCCATTCCAACCCGATGCATGGTTTGAGGAAAGAAGGATCCATAGGGGTTCCAATTCCATTAACTTCAGCAAAAATTGTTGATTCAAATACTATGGAAGAATTACAAGTAGGGGATATCGGTGAACTTGCTGTTTCTGGTCCACAGGTGATGCAGGGATACTGGAATAAACCCGATGAAACGGCTAATGTATTACGGGACGGATGGTTATTTACCGGGGATATGGCAAAGATGGATGAGGACGGTTATTTTTACATCGTGGATCGTAAAAAGGATATGATTATTGCCGGTGGATTTAATATTTATCCAAGGGATATTGAGGAGGTTTTATTTACTCATCCAAAAATTAAAGAAGCCGTCGTTGCCGGAGTGCCAGATGATTATCTAGGTGAAACTGTAAAAGCATATATTATTCTTAAACAAGGAGAACAAGCAACTGTTGAAGAAATAACGGAATTTTGCAGGCAAAACCTTGCTAAATATAAAATCCCTAAAATAATAGAATTTCGCAACGAACTACCAAAATCGATGATTGGAAAAGTATTAAGAAGGGTATTGGTTGAGGAGGAAAAGAACAAATTGAAAACAGATTAA
- a CDS encoding ATP-binding protein: MQQNDELTQVPNAKIHIESCDSKNRVFRIIPNDSFNYKEDIQLLTQTFENLVRANKTHLILDLKNVRYPNASLIANLIEFTSLLRRSGGDLLLANISESARMNFMTFSPFSYLRVVDDSGDSNDIHNEIEFSGKQGGAEGDSSNILPFDITSSRNVEEDNVISVDEILDISKNPSVPTVTVDVKSDGMNFEDLVDEDSLELREPESDHIVIHSREDHLYKMTNFVTAMAERAGFDETEISRIKISVYEAGVNIIEHAYNYDSQKYIEIVVKFDSSKFMITLMDRGEGFNYDPDKDYDAVEAAEEKRTGGFGLHIIKRSMDDVNYESDPKWGNRLTLIKNID, from the coding sequence ATGCAACAAAATGATGAATTGACACAAGTGCCTAACGCCAAAATCCATATAGAAAGCTGCGATAGTAAAAACAGGGTCTTTCGAATTATTCCGAATGACTCGTTTAACTATAAGGAGGATATTCAGCTTCTCACTCAAACGTTTGAAAACTTGGTCAGAGCCAACAAAACGCATCTAATCCTTGATCTTAAAAATGTTAGATATCCAAATGCAAGTCTTATTGCCAACTTGATTGAATTTACTTCTTTACTGAGAAGAAGTGGTGGAGATTTATTACTTGCAAATATCTCAGAATCGGCGCGAATGAATTTTATGACTTTTAGTCCTTTCAGTTATTTGCGTGTAGTTGATGATTCCGGGGACAGCAACGACATCCACAATGAGATCGAATTTTCAGGAAAACAGGGTGGTGCTGAAGGTGATTCATCAAATATCCTTCCTTTCGATATTACGAGTTCGCGAAATGTTGAGGAGGATAATGTAATTTCAGTAGATGAGATTTTAGATATTTCTAAAAACCCCTCAGTACCAACAGTAACTGTGGATGTCAAATCCGATGGAATGAATTTTGAAGATCTGGTTGATGAGGATTCATTAGAGTTAAGAGAACCCGAAAGCGATCATATCGTAATACATAGCCGGGAAGATCATCTATACAAAATGACTAATTTTGTGACGGCAATGGCTGAAAGAGCCGGGTTTGATGAAACTGAGATTTCGAGGATAAAGATTTCAGTTTACGAAGCAGGCGTTAATATCATCGAGCATGCGTACAATTATGATTCTCAAAAATACATTGAAATAGTAGTAAAATTCGATAGCAGTAAATTCATGATTACATTAATGGATCGTGGCGAAGGGTTTAATTACGATCCGGATAAGGATTACGACGCAGTTGAAGCCGCCGAGGAAAAACGGACCGGTGGATTTGGGTTGCATATTATTAAGCGATCTATGGATGATGTCAATTATGAATCAGATCCAAAATGGGGCAATCGCTTAACCTTGATAAAAAATATCGATTAA
- a CDS encoding zinc metallopeptidase has translation MFYFFDSTMILLIPAFLLAIYAQFKVRKTFKKFSKVQSAWGRKGSAVVEDIARHNQLFDVSIEQGKGTLSDHYDPRTKKVVLSPENYNGSSIASLSVAAHEISHAIQHKVGYGPLQFRHAILPAANIGSTMAFPLFFIGWFMSIGPLLQAGIILFSGVVLFQLITLPVEFDASSRAIRILKTGGYLTPQEIPMAKKVLNAAALTYVAATAVSLIHLIRMVLLSQDD, from the coding sequence ATGTTTTATTTTTTTGATTCAACAATGATTTTACTTATTCCAGCATTTCTTCTAGCAATTTACGCACAATTCAAAGTCAGAAAGACGTTTAAGAAATTTTCAAAAGTACAGTCCGCATGGGGCAGAAAGGGATCTGCTGTCGTAGAGGACATTGCGCGGCATAATCAGCTATTCGATGTAAGTATAGAGCAGGGAAAAGGAACACTTTCAGATCATTATGATCCGCGTACTAAAAAAGTAGTCCTTTCTCCTGAAAATTATAATGGAAGTTCGATTGCGTCATTGAGTGTAGCCGCCCACGAAATCAGCCATGCTATTCAACATAAAGTTGGTTATGGGCCTTTACAATTTCGGCACGCAATTCTTCCGGCAGCAAATATCGGTTCTACGATGGCATTTCCATTATTTTTTATTGGATGGTTCATGTCAATTGGCCCTTTGTTGCAAGCTGGAATCATTTTATTTTCAGGTGTCGTTTTATTCCAACTAATCACTCTTCCTGTTGAATTTGATGCTTCATCCCGGGCAATCCGAATTCTAAAAACAGGCGGCTATTTGACACCGCAAGAAATTCCGATGGCTAAAAAAGTTTTAAATGCAGCAGCATTGACATATGTAGCCGCCACTGCGGTCTCCCTAATTCATTTAATTCGCATGGTTCTTTTAAGCCAGGATGATTGA
- a CDS encoding Do family serine endopeptidase, whose amino-acid sequence MMKKENKYLIYIGLIFLGVAIGVIFTSKFELTPTGQASSKTTFVDENFSFQTNNNNYPSTSANSPFANSFIEINKRVTPAVVSIETERVVSKVDVKKYHEDENKLWDLFQDKLNPFRSPQRFPMRGSGSGIIVHEKGYILTNTHVVDDASRLEVTLTDNRKFRGRIVGIDPLTEVAVIKIKGDNLPVAQLGNSDNLQVGEWVMAIGNPLELRFTVTAGIISAIGRNMNIIQDSWGIENFIQTDAVINPGNSGGAMVNLQGEVIGVNTAIATRTGFYEGYGFAIPINLAKTIMEDLITKGRVARAYLGILMQPMDQKKAKAYGLERPVGIFIDAVLKDSPADDAGVKSEDILVDVDGVEIVRTNQVQSIIAQKKPGTQVDIIVIRDGQRRNISVLLEERQNSEKQVSYYVPDESEEEPKLLGLRVQTLKRKQARELGLSNVKGVLVVNVSRFSNASQAGLFVNDVILKINNDEITDEENFWNSLERLESGDVAKIYIYNRSNQTKATVSHRFLEIP is encoded by the coding sequence ATGATGAAAAAAGAAAATAAATATTTAATATATATTGGCCTGATATTCCTAGGTGTGGCTATTGGTGTGATATTTACCAGCAAGTTTGAATTAACGCCAACCGGACAAGCGAGCAGCAAAACAACATTTGTAGATGAGAATTTTTCATTTCAGACAAACAATAATAATTATCCTTCAACTTCTGCAAATAGTCCGTTTGCCAATTCTTTTATCGAAATCAATAAAAGAGTTACGCCTGCCGTAGTTAGTATTGAAACTGAAAGAGTGGTTTCCAAAGTAGATGTGAAAAAGTATCATGAAGATGAGAACAAGCTTTGGGACCTCTTTCAGGATAAGTTAAATCCTTTCCGATCTCCTCAACGATTTCCGATGAGGGGTTCAGGCTCTGGAATAATTGTGCATGAAAAAGGATATATACTTACTAATACGCATGTAGTTGATGATGCTTCCCGCCTAGAAGTTACTTTAACTGATAATAGGAAGTTTAGGGGAAGAATAGTAGGTATTGATCCACTTACCGAAGTAGCGGTAATCAAAATTAAGGGTGATAATCTGCCGGTAGCTCAATTGGGCAATTCAGATAATCTTCAGGTTGGAGAATGGGTAATGGCTATCGGAAACCCATTGGAGCTTCGATTTACAGTAACAGCCGGTATCATTAGCGCAATCGGCCGAAATATGAATATCATACAGGACAGTTGGGGAATCGAAAATTTCATTCAAACTGATGCTGTAATCAACCCGGGAAATAGCGGCGGGGCAATGGTAAACTTACAGGGAGAAGTAATTGGAGTGAACACGGCTATTGCAACCAGAACAGGATTCTATGAGGGGTATGGTTTTGCGATCCCGATTAATTTAGCCAAAACGATTATGGAAGATCTAATTACAAAAGGTCGGGTGGCCAGGGCGTATTTAGGTATATTGATGCAACCAATGGATCAAAAAAAAGCCAAAGCTTACGGGTTAGAGAGGCCGGTTGGGATTTTTATTGATGCTGTGCTAAAAGATAGCCCTGCGGATGATGCAGGAGTAAAATCTGAAGATATTTTAGTTGATGTCGATGGCGTTGAAATCGTACGGACGAACCAGGTACAATCCATAATTGCCCAAAAAAAACCGGGTACGCAAGTAGATATCATTGTAATTCGGGATGGGCAAAGAAGAAATATTTCAGTACTATTAGAGGAAAGACAAAACAGTGAAAAACAAGTTAGTTATTATGTCCCGGATGAATCGGAAGAAGAACCAAAATTATTAGGATTACGAGTACAAACATTAAAAAGAAAACAAGCCAGGGAATTGGGTTTAAGCAATGTTAAAGGAGTATTGGTGGTTAATGTAAGTCGTTTTAGCAACGCTTCCCAGGCAGGTTTATTTGTAAACGATGTAATTTTAAAGATTAATAATGATGAAATTACTGATGAAGAGAATTTTTGGAATAGTCTCGAGCGATTGGAATCTGGTGATGTTGCTAAAATTTATATTTATAACCGATCCAATCAGACGAAAGCTACTGTTAGTCACAGATTTCTTGAAATACCCTAA